The Triticum aestivum cultivar Chinese Spring chromosome 7B, IWGSC CS RefSeq v2.1, whole genome shotgun sequence genome window below encodes:
- the LOC123157213 gene encoding uncharacterized protein has product MIHRRRDDEPVLLFFLLLLVVSLLLVLDVVGESPPAAGGGEPTAACGSSSYNYLGALLRLMIPCKAAVAPFSPAPPTDECCRAVRELGQPCLCLLLAGPPISGADRRMLTRLPSICAATTDDDDSDLRQDVGSCTAT; this is encoded by the coding sequence ATGATTCACCGGAGGCGTGACGACGAACCAGTTCTCTTATTCTTCTTGTTGCTACTAGTCGTGTCATTGTTACTGGTGCTCGACGTCGTCGGAGAATCACCACCGGCAGCGGGAGGAGGAGAGCCGACGGCGGCATGCGGCAGTAGCAGCTACAACTACCTCGGCGCGCTGCTGCGGCTGATGATCCCGTGCAAGGCGGCGGTGGCGCCCTTCAGCCCGGCGCCGCCCACCGACGAGTGCTGCCGGGCGGTGCGCGAGCTGGGGCAGCCCTGCCTCTGCCTGCTCCTCGCCGGCCCGCCCATCTCCGGCGCCGACCGCCGCATGCTCACCCGCCTCCCCTCCATATGCGCCGCCACCACCGACGACGACGACAGCGACCTGCGTCAAGACGTAGGCTCGTGCACTGCAACGTAG